From Thermodesulfobacteriota bacterium, a single genomic window includes:
- a CDS encoding RnfABCDGE type electron transport complex subunit G: protein MREMIKMVVVLTLLCTFSGGLLAAIRGGTKERIEYQQLKFVKGPAIKAILQGASNDPIVDRFKLMDGKIERSFFVGVFDGKASSVAFESFGKGFGGDIGLMVAVNLDDDNIIGVGVTTHSETPGVGSRAKTDPGFAAQFKGLSIKDTFKVKTDGGQVDAISGATVTSRGVSIAATEAGKIYQKLKPQIAKKLEAFAN, encoded by the coding sequence ATGCGTGAAATGATTAAAATGGTGGTCGTTCTGACACTTTTATGCACCTTTTCAGGGGGGCTCCTTGCCGCCATCCGTGGCGGAACAAAGGAAAGAATAGAATATCAGCAATTAAAATTCGTCAAAGGCCCTGCAATAAAAGCAATTTTGCAGGGTGCATCCAATGACCCCATCGTTGACCGTTTTAAATTAATGGATGGAAAAATTGAAAGGAGTTTTTTCGTCGGTGTATTTGACGGCAAGGCTTCTTCGGTCGCTTTTGAAAGCTTTGGCAAGGGATTCGGCGGGGACATCGGTCTCATGGTCGCAGTCAATCTTGATGATGATAATATTATAGGTGTCGGTGTGACCACGCACAGCGAAACTCCGGGTGTCGGCTCCAGGGCAAAAACAGACCCCGGTTTTGCCGCTCAGTTTAAAGGCTTGTCCATAAAAGATACATTCAAGGTCAAAACAGACGGCGGACAGGTGGATGCCATCTCAGGGGCCACCGTCACTTCTCGGGGAGTCAGTATTGCAGCAACAGAAGCCGGGAAGATTTATCAAAAGCTAAAACCTCAAATTGCGAAAAAATTAGAAGCATTTGCTAACTAG
- a CDS encoding FAD-dependent oxidoreductase, producing MIEAILVMFGIGAACGLTLSVASKVFYVYEDPRIAEVEWHMAGANCGGCGYAGCSAAAVAVVEGKAPPSACVVAGIESAVNIAAIMGVDPGSAEPLISENSCLGGNRADDKYHYMGINSCHALDALYGGKRVCSIGCLGLGDCIKACNFNAIKMGPNGYPVVDESRCVGCGACEKVCPKNILTVRTMSQRLLHFNEEDDALAPCQQTCPAEIDIPLYISQIRDGDYAGAVHTIRERNPLLLSCGRVCPHPCESYCRRGIEDEPVSINQLKRFVADWEMNSGKRLPIPCAPDTGRRVAVVGGGPAGLSCAYFLRRLGHDVTIYEAMPEMGGIIRYGIPEYRLPKKVLAWEIEGILNLGIEHHTNMRLGVDFTLDSLITQGFDAIFLGVGAWNDYSLKVEGEDLNGCFKGIDFLSRVASGEKVPIGRRAAVIGGGNSAIDCVRTIVRLGAEEVSIVYRRTRKEMPANEVEIVAAEHEGIKFHFLAAPVRVVGDDNDHVTHLEYLKMELGEPDASGRRRPVPIEGSETLMEIDMLITAIGQTPDVSFTEKERRLKDLEITRWKTIDNHPETLQSSIPYIFTAGDSATGPSLVVTAIGGGRRAAASIHHYLSGEPVEPPEKSLFQKHIQESIFDSVEGITKTPRAKMPELEVDERIKSMDEVDLVLDEKDALNESKRCLSCCRLCYNRDKMAINSN from the coding sequence ATGATAGAAGCCATTCTGGTCATGTTTGGTATAGGCGCAGCATGCGGACTCACCCTTAGTGTTGCTTCTAAAGTATTTTATGTTTATGAAGATCCTCGTATTGCGGAGGTTGAATGGCATATGGCCGGAGCAAACTGCGGCGGATGTGGTTATGCAGGTTGTTCCGCTGCAGCGGTTGCAGTTGTTGAAGGCAAGGCCCCACCCTCTGCCTGCGTGGTTGCCGGAATTGAATCCGCTGTTAATATTGCAGCCATAATGGGTGTTGACCCTGGCAGTGCCGAACCACTTATTTCTGAAAACTCTTGCCTTGGCGGAAACAGAGCGGATGATAAATACCACTATATGGGAATAAACAGCTGTCATGCGCTTGATGCTTTGTATGGTGGGAAAAGAGTGTGCAGTATCGGCTGCCTGGGGCTTGGAGACTGCATAAAGGCATGCAACTTTAACGCAATCAAGATGGGACCCAATGGTTATCCTGTGGTCGATGAAAGCAGGTGTGTCGGATGCGGTGCATGTGAAAAGGTTTGCCCTAAAAATATTCTTACCGTCAGAACCATGTCACAGCGGCTGTTGCATTTTAATGAAGAAGATGATGCCCTTGCGCCCTGTCAACAGACCTGCCCTGCTGAAATCGATATTCCGCTGTATATTTCACAGATCAGAGATGGCGATTACGCAGGGGCGGTTCATACCATTCGCGAACGAAATCCATTACTCCTGTCATGCGGCAGGGTCTGTCCGCATCCCTGTGAATCTTACTGCCGTCGGGGCATAGAAGACGAACCTGTTTCAATAAACCAATTAAAACGTTTTGTGGCGGACTGGGAGATGAATTCCGGGAAACGACTCCCGATTCCATGCGCACCTGATACGGGGAGACGTGTGGCCGTTGTGGGGGGAGGACCGGCAGGACTCAGCTGTGCATATTTTCTGCGCCGCCTGGGTCACGACGTCACCATATATGAAGCCATGCCGGAAATGGGAGGAATTATTAGGTATGGAATACCTGAATATCGACTTCCCAAAAAGGTTCTGGCCTGGGAAATAGAAGGGATTTTGAACCTGGGTATTGAGCATCATACCAACATGCGGCTGGGTGTTGATTTTACTTTAGACTCACTAATCACTCAGGGATTCGATGCGATATTTCTGGGAGTCGGCGCCTGGAATGATTACAGTCTGAAAGTAGAGGGTGAAGACCTTAACGGCTGTTTTAAAGGGATAGACTTTCTGTCCAGGGTGGCCTCCGGTGAAAAAGTGCCCATTGGCCGAAGGGCTGCGGTGATCGGCGGAGGAAATTCAGCGATCGATTGTGTGCGAACCATAGTCCGCCTTGGCGCCGAAGAAGTATCTATTGTTTACCGCAGGACCCGAAAAGAGATGCCTGCAAACGAAGTCGAAATCGTTGCCGCCGAACACGAAGGAATAAAATTTCATTTTCTGGCCGCTCCTGTCCGTGTGGTGGGAGATGATAATGACCATGTGACTCATCTGGAATACCTGAAAATGGAACTTGGTGAACCGGATGCCAGCGGAAGACGCCGCCCTGTCCCCATTGAAGGATCCGAAACCCTGATGGAAATCGATATGCTTATCACAGCCATCGGCCAAACCCCTGATGTTTCCTTTACGGAAAAGGAAAGGCGTCTTAAGGATCTTGAAATTACCCGATGGAAAACCATCGACAACCATCCTGAAACATTGCAATCAAGCATTCCGTATATTTTTACCGCAGGCGATTCAGCAACCGGACCGTCTCTGGTTGTCACCGCCATCGGAGGAGGAAGAAGGGCGGCTGCATCCATTCATCACTATCTTTCAGGAGAACCGGTTGAACCGCCCGAAAAATCCTTGTTTCAAAAGCATATCCAAGAGTCGATTTTTGATTCAGTGGAAGGAATAACCAAAACACCCAGAGCCAAAATGCCCGAACTGGAAGTGGATGAAAGAATCAAATCTATGGATGAAGTTGACCTGGTTCTCGATGAAAAGGATGCGCTGAACGAATCCAAACGCTGCCTGTCCTGCTGCCGACTCTGTTACAACAGAGATAAGATGGCGATTAATTCGAATTAG
- a CDS encoding electron transport complex subunit E gives MAKTIVQEFTKGLWDEIPPFRLVLGLCPVLAVTKTVENGIGMGMATTFVLVCSNILVSSLRKVIPPKVRIACFIIIIATFVTVVELVMQAFTYPLFLKLGIFIPLIVVNCIVLGRAEAFASKNGIFASLADGLGIGIGFTLALGSLGAIRELFGTGILTIWEKPIQIFGPSFQPFTFMIEAPGAFVCLGLMLCVMNMVGSK, from the coding sequence ATGGCCAAAACTATAGTCCAGGAATTCACCAAGGGTCTTTGGGATGAAATACCACCCTTTCGACTTGTACTCGGTTTATGCCCTGTACTGGCGGTGACCAAGACAGTAGAAAACGGAATTGGCATGGGTATGGCAACCACTTTTGTCTTGGTATGTTCCAATATCCTTGTTTCATCTTTGCGTAAAGTCATTCCGCCAAAGGTAAGAATCGCCTGTTTTATTATCATTATTGCGACATTTGTTACGGTGGTGGAACTGGTGATGCAGGCATTCACTTATCCGCTTTTTCTAAAACTTGGAATTTTTATCCCTCTTATTGTGGTTAACTGTATTGTCCTTGGCCGTGCGGAAGCCTTTGCCTCTAAAAACGGTATTTTTGCCTCATTGGCGGACGGACTTGGAATTGGTATCGGATTTACACTTGCTCTCGGTTCTCTTGGAGCCATACGTGAACTTTTCGGAACCGGCATCCTGACTATATGGGAAAAACCGATACAGATTTTCGGGCCTTCCTTTCAACCCTTTACCTTTATGATTGAAGCTCCAGGGGCATTTGTCTGCCTGGGACTTATGCTTTGTGTGATGAACATGGTGGGCTCCAAATAA
- a CDS encoding RnfABCDGE type electron transport complex subunit D: MSNQKKFIVSHAPFWHDGSNITQRSYHIMIAALPAVLFGMFQYGLPAVAVVSFSVSCAIFWELAMNFATKRSVTIGDGNAALIGLMFAMLVPATFPWWAVLTGTFVAVIIGKQIFGGIGSNAFNPVVLAIAILMVSWKDLFDFDEALLNYDLGFTMLYPIAALKHFGTTSIESFTAGNLLLGKHTGGIGATFGLGLIIGGIYLIIRGFIRWEICMTFLLAVFATALIFNLYDGVRFAGPVFHILTGYTLVGAFFLATEDSSSPVNFIPMLMFGAGAGALTVLIRNIGAHVDGVIYAILVMNLVNPLLDKIRPKAIGKVG; this comes from the coding sequence ATGAGTAATCAAAAAAAATTTATAGTATCCCATGCTCCTTTCTGGCATGACGGAAGCAATATCACCCAAAGAAGTTATCATATCATGATAGCGGCTTTGCCTGCAGTTTTATTTGGAATGTTTCAATACGGACTTCCTGCTGTGGCGGTCGTATCTTTTTCCGTCTCCTGTGCAATTTTCTGGGAACTTGCCATGAATTTTGCGACCAAACGCTCCGTAACCATAGGAGATGGTAATGCTGCTCTCATCGGTCTAATGTTTGCCATGCTCGTTCCGGCCACTTTTCCCTGGTGGGCGGTACTGACAGGTACTTTTGTTGCGGTGATTATCGGCAAACAGATTTTCGGCGGAATCGGAAGCAATGCGTTTAATCCGGTGGTTCTCGCCATTGCCATTTTAATGGTATCATGGAAAGACCTTTTTGATTTTGATGAAGCCCTGTTAAATTATGATCTTGGGTTTACCATGCTCTATCCCATCGCCGCACTTAAGCATTTCGGCACGACCTCAATAGAATCCTTTACTGCAGGTAATCTATTACTGGGAAAACACACCGGGGGCATCGGCGCCACATTCGGCTTGGGCCTGATTATTGGCGGAATTTATCTTATCATCAGGGGATTTATCCGTTGGGAAATCTGTATGACTTTTCTGCTTGCCGTTTTCGCAACCGCGCTGATTTTTAATTTGTATGACGGTGTCCGTTTTGCAGGGCCTGTATTTCATATCCTTACCGGGTATACCCTGGTCGGCGCTTTTTTCCTGGCCACAGAGGATTCTTCATCACCGGTGAACTTTATTCCCATGCTTATGTTTGGTGCCGGTGCAGGGGCATTGACTGTACTGATAAGAAATATCGGTGCCCATGTGGATGGAGTTATTTATGCAATTCTGGTTATGAATCTTGTAAACCCGCTTCTGGACAAGATCCGGCCAAAAGCAATTGGAAAGGTTGGTTAA
- a CDS encoding CarD family transcriptional regulator — protein sequence MNNKKPNEQGQPANRKVPEFQIGDLAVYPAHGVGMIEAIESKVINGEEHDFYIMKVLENNMVIMIPTWNVESVGLREVIDVKEIPKIYEVLEARKENPMDNQTWNRRYRDYMDKIKTGSLYDVAEVYRDLSILKYTKDLSFGERKLFDTAQVLLVKELSTARNTDEKTIMTEIKSFFIPEDLEDPEDPENAGSPES from the coding sequence ATGAATAATAAAAAACCTAATGAACAGGGCCAGCCTGCTAATCGCAAAGTGCCGGAATTTCAAATCGGTGATCTTGCCGTTTATCCTGCGCACGGCGTGGGTATGATTGAAGCGATTGAAAGCAAGGTCATAAACGGGGAAGAACATGATTTTTATATCATGAAGGTTCTGGAAAACAACATGGTTATCATGATTCCCACCTGGAATGTTGAATCTGTCGGGTTAAGGGAGGTTATTGACGTAAAAGAGATTCCCAAAATTTATGAGGTGTTGGAGGCGAGAAAAGAAAACCCCATGGATAACCAGACCTGGAACCGCAGATACAGAGATTACATGGACAAGATCAAAACAGGATCTCTTTACGATGTGGCAGAGGTTTACAGGGACCTGTCCATATTAAAATATACCAAAGACCTTTCCTTTGGGGAACGAAAGCTTTTTGACACCGCACAGGTACTTTTGGTTAAGGAGTTGTCCACTGCCAGGAATACCGATGAAAAGACAATTATGACAGAAATCAAATCATTTTTCATTCCGGAAGATCTGGAAGACCCGGAAGATCCGGAAAATGCAGGCAGCCCTGAAAGTTAA
- the rsxA gene encoding electron transport complex subunit RsxA: MGDYIVLAISCILINNILLAQYLGNCPFLGTSKKMETAVGMAMAVVFVLVMAGVITWIFNTYILQQFGLEYLRTLSFILVIASLVQFVEMFLKKSIPALYAGLGIFLPLITTNCAVMGVCLINVNEEYTFLQALVTSFSYAVGFGLALVLFAGVRERILLARVPKPLQDTSIALVTAGILSLTFFAFKGMV, translated from the coding sequence ATGGGTGACTACATCGTCCTTGCAATCAGCTGCATCCTTATAAATAATATCCTGCTGGCCCAGTACCTTGGCAACTGCCCTTTTTTGGGCACGTCAAAGAAAATGGAAACCGCTGTCGGCATGGCCATGGCCGTTGTATTTGTTCTGGTGATGGCAGGCGTTATTACCTGGATTTTTAACACCTATATACTGCAACAGTTTGGTCTCGAATATCTTCGCACACTCTCATTTATTCTGGTTATTGCATCGCTTGTTCAGTTTGTTGAAATGTTTTTGAAAAAGTCTATCCCTGCCCTCTATGCCGGACTGGGAATTTTTCTACCCCTTATTACCACGAACTGTGCCGTAATGGGCGTTTGCCTGATTAATGTCAACGAAGAATATACTTTTCTGCAGGCCCTGGTGACATCATTTAGCTATGCCGTTGGTTTTGGTCTTGCCCTCGTTCTTTTTGCAGGAGTGCGTGAACGCATCCTTCTCGCCAGGGTTCCAAAACCCCTCCAGGATACATCTATTGCACTGGTAACTGCAGGAATACTCTCTTTAACATTTTTTGCTTTTAAAGGGATGGTGTAG
- a CDS encoding RluA family pseudouridine synthase, which yields MTVFVNESDTGKRLDVVAASVISDCSRSYAAKLIVEGRIQVQGENKKPGYRVKAGEIVEIRVPAPIPATFAPESIEIDILYEDEHLIVINKRAGMVVHPAPGHFSGTLVNALLNHCPDIGTISGEIRPGIVHRLDKDTSGTLVVAKSSPIHENLSLQFKSRTIKKEYLVLVHGEMKSGSGSIHLPIGRHPVHRKRMSTKSNKGREAETLWEVRERFKNATFIKVNLKTGRTHQIRVHFAAINHPVIGDPVYGMRKMRSGLLNVGFKKKVTRQMLHAWRLKIFHPALQKKMTFESPIPQDMEECIKALGYEGPISHFNAL from the coding sequence TTGACCGTTTTTGTCAATGAATCAGATACCGGAAAACGCCTTGATGTGGTGGCGGCATCCGTCATTTCGGATTGCTCGCGGTCCTATGCCGCAAAGTTGATTGTTGAAGGTCGCATTCAAGTCCAGGGTGAAAATAAAAAACCCGGATACAGGGTAAAGGCCGGAGAGATAGTAGAAATAAGAGTTCCAGCGCCCATTCCTGCAACATTTGCACCCGAATCCATTGAAATCGATATCCTTTATGAAGATGAGCATTTGATCGTTATTAACAAAAGGGCCGGGATGGTGGTTCATCCTGCCCCTGGCCATTTTTCAGGAACCCTGGTAAATGCTTTGCTCAATCATTGCCCTGATATCGGAACGATCAGCGGAGAAATAAGGCCGGGAATTGTACACCGGCTTGACAAAGATACATCTGGGACGCTGGTCGTCGCTAAAAGTTCCCCTATTCATGAAAATCTTTCCCTGCAGTTCAAGTCCAGAACAATCAAAAAGGAATATCTTGTCCTTGTGCATGGTGAAATGAAATCTGGTTCAGGTTCAATTCATCTTCCCATAGGCCGACATCCTGTTCATCGAAAACGAATGTCCACCAAGAGCAATAAGGGGAGGGAGGCCGAAACTTTATGGGAGGTTCGTGAAAGGTTTAAAAATGCAACCTTCATTAAGGTTAACTTAAAGACAGGTAGGACGCACCAGATTCGCGTGCATTTTGCTGCAATCAACCATCCGGTTATAGGCGACCCGGTCTATGGTATGCGAAAGATGAGAAGCGGTCTTTTGAATGTTGGATTTAAAAAAAAAGTCACCAGGCAGATGCTTCATGCATGGCGTCTTAAAATTTTTCATCCGGCGTTACAAAAAAAAATGACTTTTGAATCGCCGATTCCACAAGATATGGAAGAGTGTATTAAGGCGTTGGGGTATGAAGGGCCAATTTCTCATTTCAACGCTCTGTAA